TAAGGAAATTACCATGCGGATAACGGAAATCACCCTCACCAACTTTCGCTCCTTTCAGGCGACTCAATCCATCGCACTGGCACCTGTCACACTCCTGTTCGGTCCGAACAGCGTGGGTAAAAGTTCGGTGCTGATGGCGCTGTTCTATATCCAGCAGTTGCTGGGAAAAGGGCAGTGCGATCCTCAGCGCCTTGATGCGCTGGGCGAAAAGCATATTGGTGGTTTCAAGAGCCTGGTGAATGGCCGGGACCTAGCCAAGCGCATGGTCATCAAGCTGACCCTGGATAAGTCCGGCTCAATAGGTGCCAGCTACAACCAGATCGTGGATCTGGTTGGGGACAATTTTGGCCTAACCGTCGACAGCCCTACGGTTGAAGCCAACCGTATCGCTGTGGAGTTTCATATCGCCTGGTCAAAAGCCAAGAACATGGCGTATGTGGCCTGCTACAAGGTCTGGCTGGATGACAGCCTGATCGCCGAGCTTGTCAGCGATGTCGGTCTCAAGCAGCCTGTTATTACCTGGCTCAATTACCGGCACCCGGCTTTGTTGACCGAGGCTGATCTGGAGGAATACACAGACGGGCTCTTTGTCAGCCGCCTGCACGAGCTGCTCAACGCCGACCGAAAACCCGAAACCGTGTCCAGAGATGATCTCGAGCAAAGCACTGCGGTTTCCTTTGAGCATGCAGCTATCGGCTTTGAGGGGCTCGCCGGAGCCTTGCCGGTGCCAGGTAAGCGGCTTAAGACGGTCATCAATGCGGATGATCCTATTCTGGCTGCGCGTTTGCACGAAATCCTCTCAGATGTGGTGGTCGCTCCCCTAGACAACCTGTTAGCGCTGCTCAACCAGAGCCTATGCATCGGGCCGTTACGCCTCGTCCCGGACGCCCTGCATCAGTCTAATCCCTACCCACAGCAGAAGGACTGGTATTCCGGTGCTGCCGCTTGGGATGTCACTGATCGATTGACCGCCTCCAACATGGCAGAGCTCAATCACTGGTTGAATGCGCCAGAAAACCTGAATCTCGGCTACTCCCTTCGCCTGAAGAGCGTGATTAGCCAAGCCGCATACACGAGGGGTGGTGATACCTTCAGTGAGTTGAGAGCACTACTTGAGGCCTTTGGTGATGAGCTTAGCGTGGGCTTCAGTGAGACGGATGCAGGCGGTAATTCGCTGCCTGACAAGCATTCAGTGACGCTAGATAAACTGAGGGAACTGCTTGAAGCAGAGAGAAATGCTTTAGAAGCCCAAACCCTGCCGCTGTTGACGAATGAGTTTCACCATAAGTGGGTGCTGTGGGACGACCTCAACAACATCGAGGTAGCCTTTTCCGACGTGGGTGTAGGGATTTCTCAGTTGTTCCCGCTGGTGGTCGCAGCCGTACAGGCCGGGCGGGGCGTCATCGCTTGCGAGCAGCCGGAGCTGCATGTCCACCCAAGGATCCAGGTCGGTATCGGCGATTTGCTAACGCAGGCCAACAAGACAACCACTTTCTTGATCGAAACCCACAGTGAACACCTGATTCTGCGGATCTTGCGCCGCATCCGCGAAACCTCCGAACGTGAACTGCCGAAGGGCCTGCAGCCTGTTTCTCCAGCTGATGTCTCCATCGTCTACATGGAGCCCGGTGCTGCAGGTGTGAGAACCCAGCGTATTGAAATAGACCGCACAGGCGAGTTCACCAGCCGCTGGCCCAATGGCTTCTTCGCTGAGCGTAGCGAGGAGCTGTTCTGATGCACGCCATATTTGCCATAGAGCCTGAGGCCATCAATAACTGGCAAGACTTGCGCTATGCCTTAGAGAAGTTTGGTTATAGCAAGGGGCTGCTGATCGCGCGCTATCCGAAGACATGGATGCGACTCGTGATGGAGGCTTGCCGTAGCAGAGGACTTGGCGATATCGAGTTGAAGCGTATAGAGGAAAAACTACAGAGCGCCAAGGATGATCGCTTGGTACGGATAGGCTTGCCCTATGACGGTACTAGCTGGTTGGAGAGTGTCAATGCTGAGGCTGTTTTAAGTCAACTAGCAGCGGTCTTGGTACGAAACAGAGTCGACATAGATAAGTTTCATCGCATTGATGATGCAAGCGAGAACTTATTCGATAATCGCCGAGATTTTTGTGTTAAGCGTAATGCAAATGCGCTAGCAGAAACTGCTAAGTATGTATTGGCTGCATCGGATCAAGTAGTGCTTGTAGACCCCTATTTTCAATCCAGACGCAAATACATAAAAGTGCTAAATTCTATGCTTAGCATTTGCGCGGCAAGTGGCGACCTGCCGAATCATATCTTTATCTTCTCAGACCACAGTAAAGATCCCCGGCAACTAGGGGAGGTGAAACTTGAGTATGAGAATCAACTTAACGCCTGGGTGCAGCGCGGAGTCAGATTCAGTATTTTCAGGATGGCGGGTGAACAGTTGGATCAAGACATCCATGCGCGCTATCTATTTAATCAAAAGGCAGGTCTTCGCTTTGATCGGGGCTTTGTTGAGCCCGAAGCTCATAATGAACGGGAACATCAAACTGATATTGTCTGTATGGATACAGATCTCGTCAATAGATTGTATGCGCGCTTCATTGAGGCACGCGCAACGATCGATGTGGTAGATGAAATTTTGCTGTAGGGCTCCCAATCAAGCCTTCAGAGCGCGTTTAAATCTCATGTTTTTTAAGCTCTTCGAGTTGTTGCGTGCATTTCCCCCATAACCGCTAGGCGTAGCGGCTGGAGCTAGATACCAGCAATCAGCCGCAAAATCGGACACGCATTGCGATCAACCACCCGATCAGACGCCTGGCTAATATTGCTCCTCTTCAGTTTGGCTGGTGAAGATTGTGCCATGCAGGAACGTGTTTCGCTCTTGAGGACTCGTCAGCGGAAATCTGGCGATATGTGAATGAGCCATTTCTTCCAACTGTTCCTTCCATTTCTCCTTTAATTCTTGGTCTTTAATATTGCGTCCATCCAGAACCTCTGTTGGAAATATTTCTGTTAGGTCCACGGGTAAGGCATGAACCGTGCCGATGCGAGAGCGTAAATTGGCTGAGCAAAGCTCTACCACTAGCCCAGTGATCCCCTTCCCCATAAGTTGCTTTAAAACCTTGAGCTTATTCTTCGCCGTAAAATTCGTCCCTTTGAGCAGAGAGTTGTAATACGGCTTGAAGTAGTTGATCAGTCCCGCCTCCGCCAGCGATACGACTTCCTTACGACTCATCTTAATCCTTCTAAGTCGATCGAAATGAGCCGAATCCTGCGCCATGGAGGCTTGGGCATCAACATTGAAATCGCCTCCATTGCTAATAATCGTTTTGCCGTGCTCGAATCGATACAGCAAAAGAAGCACCTCACGCTCAGGGAAATGCGTGGAGGTTTCGGCAAGGATTTGCTGAAATTTGCTATGCGAAAGCAAGCGATCTAGAGCAGTCCGCGACCCGGTTCGTCCAATACTCTGTCCCACGTAGAGTACCTCCAGATCGGTATCGTGCATCTCCAGCTCACTTTTAGCGTCCGCGATAATGACGTTTACCGCAATAAAGTGCTTGCCCTTTGGAGTCAGCACAATCAACGATGTACCGTTGAGAGCTACTGCGACATCCTGAATACTTATGCCATCTGGCACTGATGATGGGCTAATTTCATACACGAAGGGGACTGCACTCATCCCCTGTTCTCGCATCACCAAAAACTCTCCGGTGATAATCCGGCCATTTAAGGTGAACCCGTCGGGTTTCAAATAAATACGTTGGCGGCGGACGATGAGATAGATATTGCAGTCTAAAAGGGCTGCCTTGTGCGTCGGATTGTCTTTGAGACGATAGAGATCCGCCGGCGTAAGCATTGCTGGGGGGCTTGAGTAGAGATGGGTAGCCCCTTCCATAGAAAACTGGCGGTTGATCTCGCCGAAACCGGTCATGCATTGCTCCAATAAGTCACAAGTTTAAAATTACTAGTTGTTTTGAGTAAATCCACAGCCAGAAACAGGCATTCTCTCAAATCTGTTTTGTCCCGTTGGCGGCGGTGGAGCTTCATCAGTCAAGATCGGCGGTCAAAGGCTGAGCCAGGCCTTAAGCCGAGTCCAGATGCTACGGGAGTGCGCAGTCGAACTCTGGCCACCAGTAGTGGAACCGGGTAACTCACGGCGCACTTCATGCAGCGAGCCATAATGCTCAGCTTTGGCCTTCTTATCGCGTAGACGCTCCGCCTCTATCTGGCCTTGCGACCATGGCCCCGCCTCCAAGACTCGACCCCGCTGGATCACGTAGTGCGACCGGCACTTCTGATTCCAGTTGCCTACGGAGGGGTGAAGCGAGATGGACTCACCATCGAACGTCATCCGCCAGTCGGTCGGCGTGAATGGGGTCACCACTCGATCCCCGCAACCGCAGCAGCACGAGTGCACTGCGGTTGCGTAGTCCATCGAGATGTACAAGATGCCAGGCTCCAACTCGCGTGGAACGTTTCGCACAAAACGATGTTCCAGACTCGGATGGCGCATCATGATTGGTCTCCGTTGAGCAACATACTCCCATCGGTTGTGTACGTGCTGTGATGCTCGCTCTCTAGGTCGCGGTAGAAGCCGCGAAGCTTTTTCCACTTCACTACTGCGAGGCAAGCATTCAACGCGTTCAGGTCGGCCACCTGGATATTGGATGCGTACACGTCCTGGCCTCCGCCACCAGCGAAAGAGATACGCCCTGCGTGGACATGCCCGCGTTTCGCCGGCGTGCTCGTCGTCACCCGCAGAATGCCGCCCAAGCTACCGTTGCTAAGTTCAAGCCCCATCCCGACGTCGATGAATGGCACACCAAGTGCTTCGAGCTTCGCCACCACGGCGCGCTTTTCCTCACCAGCGTCCATGCTGATGAACGCAAATGTGATGCCGTCAAGCAGCCCCAGCGTCTCCGTTTTCATCTTCACGGGGTGAGCCACGATCCCGCGATGCATCCGTTCATAGATGCCCTTCAGGTAGTGCACTTTTTTTGGAGCATCCCGCAACTCCTCGAGCGATGGTGCCCCAGGCGCGCGGAACGCGTTGTGGGAAAGAAAGTCGTCATCGTCGAAGAGTCGGATTTCCTTCACAGGCGTTTTCGCGACCAGATCGAGGATGTACCCACCGGTACCACCTGCGCCGAGGATGCCCACCACCTCACCTTCCAGCCTGCTAGCTAGCGCGCCCAGGCCCACCCGGCTGGATGCTGTATCGAGATAGTTGAAGACGCTGGGCTCATTCTCATCATCAGCGCCACGGATCAGCCGTGGGCTGATACCGGGCTGCAAGACGGCCGCCGGGCCGGCCAAGATGGTCGCGTAGGTAGCCATCTTGGCGTAGTAGTCCGGGTAGCCATCCGGGTTGGGTTTACTGGAAAAGCTGTGCCTTGCGGTGAGCCCGTAACCGAGGTCGGTGTTGGGCGACGCATGGGAGATGCCTGGCAAGGGAGTCCCATTCGCGCTGCAGGGGAAGTCGCCGTCCCAGTGGATTACGTGTGTCTCTGGCTTGCGCGTCCGGTCCCCAGCCAAGTCAAGGCTGGACACCAGCGTGCCGGTGCGCACACGACATTGAGCGTCGACATAGGGCACTTCCAGCATCACTAGGAGACTCCCCTGAATGCGAACGAAGTAGCCCTCCGTGCGCAACCGGGCCAGGTCGGCATTAAGACTGAACAGTTCGTGTGACATTGAAAATTGTCCCCTGTTTTTTGACTTCAACGGAGCCACCCTCAGCGAGTTCACCAGCGCGGGGGTGCGAGGCAGCATTGCGGTATGTCATCGAGAACTTGACGTTGGTCTCTGCCGGCGCGTTCGGATGGGACAACTTGACCACCTGTTCGAAGGTGACATGCTTGTCCGGCACAATCTCCTCGACAGCATTGACCACGATGACGTAGCCCTTTTGCGGCTTTAGGGCGGTGATAAACCGCTCAATGCCAGGGTTGTCGAGATTGATCCTGTCATCCGGCTCGATGAGGATGTCTTCGCCGCCTCGTACTTCCAGGAAGATGGCCTCTTCGGGCGAGGCGTCGGCTAGGTCATACAAAACGCTGCCCAGCAGCTCCGGGTGCCCCCAGGCCATCTGGCGATCGTTCAAGGAGAACTTGAAGGCGCGGTCGGACTTGAACGCAATGAAGCGCTCAGCACCCTTGCCTCGCAGATCCACTGTCTCGTCGAGACGAACGTCCTCAAAATCGCCCGAGGCGAGAAGTGCATAGAGTTGATAGTCGCTTCGGCGATCGAGCCCCGCGCTATCCAGGATTTGCCGGCCGGTGGGTACCGGGTCAGGCACGTCGATGTTGCGGAAGGTCAGTCCTTCTAAGCCGAAGCGGATGCGATAGGCGCCGGCCTCTCGCAGTGGACGATCCTCACGGATCGCGTCACCAACGTCGTCAAACGGAGAGTTTTTCATATGGTCCTCTAAAGTGTTGCGACAGAGTTTTTTCTGCCTTCAACTCTTTAATCGGACCCAGCGACTGCCGCCGGTAAACTTTTTTCAGAATTGTTTTGAGAGGGTTCCAGGGGGGACTGCACCACACACGAAAAAGGCCGGGCAGTTCGGGCAAGTGGCGTCCGAAGTATTTGTTCGGAACTGGCCGCCTCGGATGCCGCGGAAAATCTCGCCCAATTTTTCTTGGCGATTGCTCAACTCTTTGGGACTGAGTTTCAACGGCTTGCTTTCAGCATCAGCTAGGTAGACCAGTTCCAGCTCGGCACCCGGGAACTCCGCCTGGGCCGCTAGTACAAATGCAGCTGTACCGACGTCCTTGCTGTCACGGCTGGGCGCATGGCCAGTTCTCACCCGGCGTATGGCCCGCTTTCCGTCTTTCACGAGGACATCATCCGGTGTTACTTCGATTTCATGGCCGTCTAGCACAATTCGCAGCGGGGTCGGAGCTTCAACCTGCGCGCCAGCCCTCGATGCCAGGAAGTATTGGAGCATGGTGGAGGCTATCGCACGGTAGTCATCGAAATAGCCATGCTCATGAAGCCCCTGAGCCGCGAAGGCCTGAGAAAGCAGATCCTCCCACTCAGCACTAGAGCTGCCCTGCGCGACGATCTTCCGGTAGACCTCACGAATCGCTTCATGCATATGCATAAATGAACTCATGCCGCGCCGGCCACCCACCTGAAGCAAGTGTGTGTAGAGGAATCGCCGTGCACACGATTCGTAAAGCGCGACCGCATCTGAGCTGAACCGCGGGGTTCCCGAGAAGACGATGGGTATTTGCGTATCGTCCGGGGCAGGAGGTAATACAGTAGTAGGCGTGACGGCGCGCCGTTGAGCTGGACCAATGCGATCTAGGAACTGCGATAGCGGCCTGGCACGCCCATTTGATGTTGAGGTCGCTCCGTAAAACGCAAGACGTGTCTTCGCCCGGGACATTGCGACGTAGAACAAGCACTCCTGCTCTTCGTTGTGGGCCGCCCGTGCAATGTCCTCTGCGCTACCTTGACCACCTGCGACCATGCCTGCGGGTGGGGGACACTTTGATGTCCGAAGCGCCCCTGGGATGGAGTCCTTATTGACGCCGGCAATGTGAACCGCTGGAAATTCCAACCCTTTCGAGCCATGGATAGTCATCAGGCGAACCGCATCAATTCCCTGGGCTGCCGTGGGTAGCTGCCTCAAATCTCTATCGTCCCGAAGGCGCAGCAGTCTCCTCACGCGATCAGAAAGCCGCTGGATCGGGAGACCCTGGCCGTTCGGCTGCGCCCGAACGAAGTTCATGAACTGCCAGATTGCGATGCCCTGAGCCTGGTCCGAGACGCTGGCTGAAGAAGCGATGCGGGCTGCCTGTCTAGTCCGGTCGAGCAGAAGGGTTGCCAGCACGGTCCAAGGTTGGGAGGTCGCGTCGAAGCCTGCAAGAGCTGCATTGAG
The genomic region above belongs to Pseudomonas sp. GOM7 and contains:
- a CDS encoding multiubiquitin domain-containing protein, whose product is MKNSPFDDVGDAIREDRPLREAGAYRIRFGLEGLTFRNIDVPDPVPTGRQILDSAGLDRRSDYQLYALLASGDFEDVRLDETVDLRGKGAERFIAFKSDRAFKFSLNDRQMAWGHPELLGSVLYDLADASPEEAIFLEVRGGEDILIEPDDRINLDNPGIERFITALKPQKGYVIVVNAVEEIVPDKHVTFEQVVKLSHPNAPAETNVKFSMTYRNAASHPRAGELAEGGSVEVKKQGTIFNVTRTVQS
- a CDS encoding ThiF family adenylyltransferase, with the translated sequence MSHELFSLNADLARLRTEGYFVRIQGSLLVMLEVPYVDAQCRVRTGTLVSSLDLAGDRTRKPETHVIHWDGDFPCSANGTPLPGISHASPNTDLGYGLTARHSFSSKPNPDGYPDYYAKMATYATILAGPAAVLQPGISPRLIRGADDENEPSVFNYLDTASSRVGLGALASRLEGEVVGILGAGGTGGYILDLVAKTPVKEIRLFDDDDFLSHNAFRAPGAPSLEELRDAPKKVHYLKGIYERMHRGIVAHPVKMKTETLGLLDGITFAFISMDAGEEKRAVVAKLEALGVPFIDVGMGLELSNGSLGGILRVTTSTPAKRGHVHAGRISFAGGGGQDVYASNIQVADLNALNACLAVVKWKKLRGFYRDLESEHHSTYTTDGSMLLNGDQS
- a CDS encoding AAA family ATPase — its product is MRITEITLTNFRSFQATQSIALAPVTLLFGPNSVGKSSVLMALFYIQQLLGKGQCDPQRLDALGEKHIGGFKSLVNGRDLAKRMVIKLTLDKSGSIGASYNQIVDLVGDNFGLTVDSPTVEANRIAVEFHIAWSKAKNMAYVACYKVWLDDSLIAELVSDVGLKQPVITWLNYRHPALLTEADLEEYTDGLFVSRLHELLNADRKPETVSRDDLEQSTAVSFEHAAIGFEGLAGALPVPGKRLKTVINADDPILAARLHEILSDVVVAPLDNLLALLNQSLCIGPLRLVPDALHQSNPYPQQKDWYSGAAAWDVTDRLTASNMAELNHWLNAPENLNLGYSLRLKSVISQAAYTRGGDTFSELRALLEAFGDELSVGFSETDAGGNSLPDKHSVTLDKLRELLEAERNALEAQTLPLLTNEFHHKWVLWDDLNNIEVAFSDVGVGISQLFPLVVAAVQAGRGVIACEQPELHVHPRIQVGIGDLLTQANKTTTFLIETHSEHLILRILRRIRETSERELPKGLQPVSPADVSIVYMEPGAAGVRTQRIEIDRTGEFTSRWPNGFFAERSEELF
- a CDS encoding DUF6527 family protein; amino-acid sequence: MMRHPSLEHRFVRNVPRELEPGILYISMDYATAVHSCCCGCGDRVVTPFTPTDWRMTFDGESISLHPSVGNWNQKCRSHYVIQRGRVLEAGPWSQGQIEAERLRDKKAKAEHYGSLHEVRRELPGSTTGGQSSTAHSRSIWTRLKAWLSL